A window of Pedobacter lusitanus contains these coding sequences:
- a CDS encoding SusD/RagB family nutrient-binding outer membrane lipoprotein has translation MKKSIIFFIGMLIFAGCKKDIASLNTKTKQPTTVPAGTLFAYATKKYADAITNASVNTNVFRFTVSHWAMVSYQEEAQYDFSTRGIPLAWWSEMYNEVLKNLDDAMGKVAADPALSAGEKANKLAILDVMQVVAYSTLVNTFGNVPYTEALNSANFFPKYDDAKTISLDLLKRLNNDISKLNAGSPGFSAGEDLLYKGSVAKWIRFANSLRMQQGLIIADAENAIAKTAVEASDAGAISSAADNASFAYLAGAPNQNPLYVDIVTGGRGDYVSAEDLVKKLIALSDPRLSQFFNKNDAGNYVGGIVGKVNTPSLVSLPAEKVYAAEEPSLFMDYAETEFYRAEAIERGFAMSGSAETHYNNAVTASILYWGGTAAEAAAYLARPDVAYATASGSWKEKLGVQKWISLYSRPFNGWTELRRLDYPKVTPPVSARSTFPARFPYPNNEQQLNGTNYAAAAAAIGGDKVTTKLFWDKF, from the coding sequence ATGAAAAAATCGATTATATTTTTTATTGGTATGCTGATATTTGCAGGCTGTAAGAAAGATATTGCCTCATTAAATACCAAAACAAAACAACCAACTACGGTACCCGCCGGAACCTTATTTGCATATGCAACTAAGAAATATGCTGATGCAATTACCAATGCGAGTGTAAATACTAATGTGTTCAGGTTTACCGTCAGTCATTGGGCTATGGTGAGTTATCAGGAAGAAGCACAGTATGATTTCTCAACCAGAGGAATACCTCTGGCATGGTGGTCTGAAATGTATAACGAAGTCCTCAAAAACCTGGATGATGCTATGGGGAAGGTTGCTGCCGATCCTGCATTGTCTGCTGGTGAAAAAGCAAATAAACTGGCTATTCTGGATGTTATGCAAGTGGTTGCTTATAGCACACTGGTCAATACGTTCGGAAATGTGCCTTATACAGAGGCGCTGAATTCGGCTAATTTTTTTCCTAAATATGATGATGCCAAAACAATTTCGCTGGATTTATTAAAACGTTTGAATAATGATATCAGTAAGTTAAATGCAGGGAGTCCTGGGTTTTCGGCTGGAGAAGACCTGTTGTATAAAGGGAGTGTGGCTAAATGGATCAGGTTTGCCAATTCTCTGCGTATGCAGCAGGGATTGATTATTGCAGATGCAGAAAATGCTATTGCTAAAACAGCAGTTGAGGCTTCGGATGCAGGAGCAATTTCATCTGCCGCAGATAATGCTTCATTTGCTTATTTAGCAGGTGCACCCAATCAGAATCCTTTGTATGTTGATATTGTTACTGGCGGACGGGGGGATTATGTTTCTGCTGAAGATCTGGTTAAAAAGCTGATTGCTTTATCTGATCCCCGGTTATCTCAGTTTTTTAATAAAAATGACGCAGGTAATTATGTTGGTGGTATTGTTGGAAAAGTAAATACACCTTCTTTAGTGTCTTTACCAGCAGAAAAAGTTTACGCAGCAGAAGAACCGTCGTTGTTTATGGATTATGCGGAAACTGAATTCTACAGAGCTGAAGCTATTGAAAGAGGTTTTGCTATGTCTGGCAGTGCCGAAACACATTATAATAATGCTGTTACAGCCTCAATTCTCTATTGGGGAGGTACAGCTGCCGAAGCTGCGGCTTATCTGGCCAGACCGGATGTCGCATATGCGACTGCTTCAGGTAGCTGGAAGGAGAAACTCGGTGTGCAGAAATGGATTTCACTGTATAGTCGTCCATTTAACGGCTGGACTGAATTAAGAAGACTGGATTATCCGAAGGTTACGCCGCCGGTAAGTGCGAGATCAACTTTTCCTGCCAGATTCCCTTATCCAAATAATGAACAACAATTGAATGGTACTAATTATGCTGCTGCAGCTGCAGCAATTGGTGGTGATAAAGTAACAACAAAGCTATTCTGGGATAAATTCTAA
- a CDS encoding SusC/RagA family TonB-linked outer membrane protein, with the protein MKKLLQSLFVLLFFAVSAMAQERTITGTVTAQEDGLPLPGVSVKVKGTAIGTSTSGAGKYTIRVGGQAVLVFSFIGYRPKEVAVSAASSTLNLSLIADNTQLNEVVVTAMGQIRTKNSLPFAAQQVKGDELTQTRTANAASALSGKVSGLQIIQGNSIGGSTNVVIRGNKSLTGNNQALFVVDGVPIDNSNNNTTTQKAGGGGYDYGNAAADINPDDIESVNVLKGAAASALYGSRGANGVIMITTKSRKQGGMGIVINSGLTIGAIDKTTFPKYQKEYGAGYSSGYESGDGFLLIDVLGKGIKERVAPTGEDASYGARFDPNLLVYQWDAFDPLSPNYHKQTPWVAAANGPASFYQTAVSNSNSIMLDGASDKGTIKLGYSRNDERGTLPNSRILKNIVNFGATYKITERLTASASANFSKVDGTGRYGTGYDGLNVNQNFRQWYQTNVDIKAQKEAYFREEKNISWNWKDPSRPEGLVARFTDNYYWTRYQNYQNDTRSRTFGNASVNYKVADWLNIMGRVTLDTYNEAQEERIAVGSNGAAKYSRQDRSFIETNYDLIANFDKNLTKDLNLKGLLGTNIRTSTMKSVFNTTNGGLFIPKLYTISNSIGTIAPPIEEYEPKEVDGYFGGVTLTYKEFLTFDGTFRRDRSSTLPVNNNAYNYYSLAGSWLFSKHLAADWLSSGKIRVNHATVGNDAPWGSIVNSYVPENKYGGSIVYRNPITINNPNLKPEQTASTEVGLDMSFLKGRLGFDATYYTAKSKDQIVPVAISRAVGYESAYVNAGVIQNKGVELSVYGTPVKTENFSWNVNVNWTKNNSKVLELYNDSKNLQLAGFNAGISVNATLGQPYGTIQGADYVYNAQGQKVVGADGYYEVTTSTSNVIGNINPDWTGGIYNKFRYKNLSLGFLVDVRKGGDVWSLDQFYATYTGILPNTAGLNDLGNPVRNPVTNDGKSGGVIYPGVTADGKPNTQRVVVDANSKRLPQSEYTYDAGYVKLREATLTYTLPKSFIAKWGPVKGVDLSVFGRNLWIIHKNLPDADPEENLSSGNVQGFQSGAYPTTRIIGFNAKISF; encoded by the coding sequence ATGAAAAAACTTCTCCAAAGTTTGTTCGTGCTCTTGTTTTTTGCAGTGTCTGCGATGGCTCAGGAACGGACAATTACTGGTACGGTTACTGCCCAGGAAGATGGGCTGCCGCTTCCAGGCGTAAGTGTTAAAGTAAAAGGAACAGCAATCGGAACAAGTACATCCGGAGCTGGAAAATATACTATTCGTGTGGGAGGCCAGGCGGTATTGGTATTTTCTTTTATCGGTTATCGGCCCAAAGAAGTAGCAGTAAGTGCGGCATCTTCAACTCTTAACTTGTCTTTAATAGCTGATAATACTCAGCTTAATGAAGTTGTCGTAACGGCCATGGGGCAAATCAGAACAAAAAACTCTCTGCCTTTTGCAGCGCAACAGGTTAAAGGGGATGAATTAACGCAAACCAGGACAGCCAATGCAGCATCTGCACTTTCTGGTAAGGTTTCCGGATTACAGATTATTCAGGGTAACTCCATAGGTGGATCCACGAATGTTGTGATCAGAGGAAATAAATCGCTGACAGGTAACAATCAGGCCCTGTTCGTAGTGGACGGCGTGCCTATTGATAATTCAAATAATAATACCACTACTCAGAAAGCTGGTGGTGGCGGGTACGATTATGGTAATGCAGCAGCAGATATCAATCCTGATGATATTGAATCAGTAAACGTGTTAAAAGGTGCTGCTGCAAGTGCGCTTTATGGTTCAAGAGGAGCAAATGGTGTAATTATGATTACTACCAAAAGCAGAAAGCAAGGCGGCATGGGGATAGTCATCAACAGTGGTCTGACTATAGGTGCGATTGATAAAACGACATTTCCCAAATATCAGAAAGAATACGGAGCAGGTTATTCAAGCGGTTATGAAAGCGGCGATGGTTTCCTTTTAATCGATGTTTTGGGAAAAGGGATAAAGGAAAGGGTTGCGCCAACCGGAGAGGATGCTTCATACGGGGCAAGATTTGATCCGAATTTACTGGTTTATCAATGGGATGCTTTTGATCCGCTTTCTCCCAATTATCATAAACAAACGCCCTGGGTTGCAGCTGCCAATGGTCCGGCATCTTTTTATCAGACGGCTGTTTCCAACAGTAACAGTATTATGCTGGACGGGGCATCTGATAAAGGGACAATCAAACTTGGTTATAGCAGAAATGATGAAAGAGGTACCTTACCTAATAGCAGGATTTTAAAGAATATTGTGAATTTTGGGGCTACTTATAAGATTACGGAACGTCTGACTGCTTCGGCCAGTGCCAATTTTTCAAAAGTAGACGGAACCGGCAGATATGGTACTGGTTATGATGGTTTAAATGTGAATCAGAATTTCCGGCAGTGGTATCAGACCAATGTTGATATAAAAGCTCAGAAAGAAGCTTATTTCAGAGAAGAGAAGAATATCTCATGGAACTGGAAAGACCCGTCCAGACCTGAAGGCCTGGTTGCAAGGTTCACTGATAATTATTACTGGACAAGATATCAGAATTATCAAAATGATACCAGAAGCAGGACTTTCGGAAATGCATCGGTGAATTATAAAGTGGCTGACTGGTTAAATATAATGGGCAGAGTAACATTGGATACTTATAATGAAGCCCAGGAAGAGCGTATTGCTGTAGGTAGTAATGGTGCTGCTAAATATTCTCGCCAGGATCGTTCTTTCATTGAAACCAATTATGATCTGATTGCAAACTTCGATAAAAACCTGACCAAAGATCTTAATCTTAAAGGGTTGTTGGGTACGAATATCAGAACAAGTACAATGAAGAGTGTTTTTAACACAACCAATGGTGGTTTATTTATCCCGAAATTATATACCATATCAAACTCTATCGGAACTATTGCGCCCCCTATTGAAGAGTATGAACCAAAAGAAGTCGATGGCTATTTTGGTGGTGTAACATTGACTTATAAAGAGTTTTTGACTTTTGACGGAACATTCAGAAGAGACAGATCATCAACTTTGCCAGTAAATAATAACGCTTATAATTATTACTCGCTGGCTGGTAGCTGGCTGTTCTCCAAACATCTGGCTGCAGATTGGTTGTCTTCTGGTAAAATCAGGGTGAATCATGCTACAGTTGGTAATGATGCGCCCTGGGGGAGTATTGTGAACTCTTATGTTCCGGAAAATAAATACGGAGGCAGTATCGTGTACAGGAACCCGATAACGATAAATAATCCTAATCTGAAGCCTGAGCAAACAGCAAGTACGGAAGTAGGTCTTGATATGTCTTTTCTGAAAGGACGTCTGGGTTTTGATGCCACCTATTACACTGCAAAAAGTAAAGACCAGATTGTTCCTGTTGCAATTTCCAGAGCTGTTGGATATGAAAGTGCCTATGTAAACGCAGGTGTGATTCAAAATAAAGGAGTTGAGCTATCTGTGTATGGCACTCCGGTTAAAACGGAAAATTTCAGCTGGAATGTTAATGTAAACTGGACGAAGAACAACAGTAAAGTACTGGAGTTGTATAATGATAGTAAGAATCTGCAGTTAGCGGGCTTTAATGCAGGTATTAGTGTAAATGCAACCCTGGGTCAGCCTTATGGCACCATTCAGGGAGCAGACTATGTGTATAATGCTCAGGGACAAAAGGTTGTTGGGGCAGACGGTTACTACGAAGTTACAACAAGCACAAGTAATGTAATCGGTAATATCAACCCGGACTGGACTGGCGGGATTTATAATAAATTCAGATATAAAAATCTTTCTCTGGGATTTTTAGTTGATGTCCGCAAAGGTGGTGATGTTTGGTCATTAGATCAGTTTTATGCTACTTATACGGGTATTTTACCTAATACAGCAGGGCTTAATGACCTGGGAAACCCAGTCAGAAATCCCGTTACCAATGATGGCAAAAGCGGTGGTGTTATTTATCCAGGTGTAACTGCTGACGGAAAGCCTAATACGCAAAGGGTAGTGGTAGATGCCAATTCAAAAAGACTGCCGCAATCAGAATATACTTATGATGCCGGCTACGTGAAATTAAGGGAAGCCACACTAACTTATACCTTGCCAAAATCTTTCATAGCTAAATGGGGACCGGTAAAAGGTGTAGATCTTTCGGTGTTTGGAAGAAATTTATGGATTATTCATAAAAACCTTCCGGATGCAGATCCTGAAGAGAATTTATCTTCTGGTAATGTTCAGGGTTTTCAAAGTGGTGCTTATCCTACCACCCGCATTATAGGATTTAACGCTAAAATATCATTCTAA